The following are encoded together in the Falsiruegeria litorea R37 genome:
- a CDS encoding glycosyltransferase family 2 protein — protein MKITAVTCVKNEGPFLLEWIAFNRLIGVTDFLFYSNDCSDSTDRLLDALQDRGIVRHLPNPAEGRNYQMEALKAAAHEDIVVDADWVWIADVDEFLNIHAGDHTIPALIDACGNPQAISLSFQFFANDGIETFEDKPVIEQFTRSHNPDLWGGESAAEVKTLIRSDFPLQYYGAHRPFFRKKLPPKKRPSWTDGSGRDVQHRFKVAANPRRIRKFPARGARDLATLNHYALRSLDSYLVKNDRGDVNREHRNFDDSYWRDRNDPAWQDLSIQRYLPDLQRQLAALKSDPEISALHDEAVALHRAKRDELLEQAEYQAMRDQLRAASTLPPAEEKLLQRLGLTA, from the coding sequence ATGAAAATCACGGCCGTAACCTGCGTTAAAAACGAGGGGCCTTTCCTGCTGGAGTGGATCGCCTTCAATCGGCTGATTGGGGTCACTGATTTCCTATTCTATTCCAACGACTGCTCGGATTCGACCGACCGGCTGCTGGACGCGCTACAAGACCGGGGCATTGTCCGGCACCTGCCCAACCCGGCCGAAGGGCGCAATTACCAAATGGAGGCGCTCAAGGCCGCCGCGCACGAAGATATCGTCGTGGATGCCGATTGGGTTTGGATCGCGGATGTGGACGAATTTTTGAACATCCACGCAGGCGATCACACCATCCCGGCGCTGATTGATGCCTGCGGCAACCCGCAGGCCATCAGCCTGTCCTTCCAGTTTTTCGCCAACGACGGGATCGAGACGTTCGAGGACAAGCCGGTGATCGAGCAATTCACCCGCTCGCACAATCCCGATCTGTGGGGGGGCGAAAGCGCAGCTGAGGTTAAAACTCTGATCCGCAGCGACTTTCCCCTGCAATATTACGGCGCGCACCGCCCATTCTTTCGCAAGAAACTGCCACCGAAAAAGCGCCCCAGCTGGACTGATGGCTCGGGCCGAGATGTGCAGCACCGGTTCAAGGTCGCCGCCAACCCGCGCCGTATCCGCAAGTTCCCGGCCCGGGGTGCACGTGATCTGGCAACGCTCAACCACTACGCCCTGCGCAGCCTGGACAGCTATCTGGTCAAGAACGACCGGGGCGACGTGAACCGCGAGCACCGCAATTTCGACGACAGCTATTGGCGCGACCGCAACGACCCGGCTTGGCAGGATCTCAGCATCCAACGTTACCTGCCCGATCTGCAACGCCAGTTGGCCGCGTTGAAATCCGACCCTGAAATCAGCGCGCTGCATGACGAAGCTGTGGCTCTACACCGTGCCAAACGGGACGAGTTGCTTGAACAGGCTGAATACCAGGCCATGCGCGATCAGTTGCGCGCGGCCTCGACCCTGCCACCGGCTGAAGAGAAACTGTTGCAACGACTGGGACTGACTGCATGA